From the Hevea brasiliensis isolate MT/VB/25A 57/8 chromosome 15, ASM3005281v1, whole genome shotgun sequence genome, one window contains:
- the LOC131174158 gene encoding receptor-like protein Cf-9 homolog: MVQYQVQFANLVNLDSLILASNENLTGEIPFSICKLKYLRILDLSNNRLSGFIPRCLGNFSKSLEIIVLGNNTLEGPIPSSIFNLTNLFIVVLSPNKLIGEIPASICLLKLLEVVDLSNNNLGGSIPRCLENLSNIVLTPDNQVMSSAIGQVRVLSSIIFLDLSNNWLNGTIPSFLFNLSSLLYLYLGNNLLTGHISRLPSNSVMEVIDFSNNLLDGPIPSSLFHLPSLRYLFLQNNSLTGHISHFQFHKLRYLDLSNNLLDGPIPSSVSRLVNLRVLILSSNNKLIQEIPPSICELKSLQILDLSKNGLSGSIPYCLGSFKKLLVLGLGLNNFQGTIFTTFSEGNSLRYLNFNGNKFQGHIPKSITNCRYLEVLDLGSNKIEDTFPSFLGTLTELRVLILRFNKLHGSMQSPSTNFSFPKLRILDVSNNVLSGNLPSNFFKDLKAMMDVDSYMEYMMMKDYSYDYSARMILKGLEIELVKIQTTLTVIDLSGNKFTGEIPEAMWKLKALKQLNLSHNRLTGCILSSLGNLSNLESLDLSYNLLTGEIPIHLVDLTFLQILNLSYNQLEGPIPQGKQFNTFENSSYEGNLGLCGFPLSKSCNSGDIIKQLVPLPNLQEGDATGFGWKSVSIGFGCGLPFGFSMGYMTQTRRRRAWFVRLIQSVASTFKKV; encoded by the coding sequence ATGGTCCAATACCAAGTTCAATTTGCCAATCTTGTCAATTTGGATAGTCTTATCCTTGCATCAAATGAAAATTTGACGGGAGAGATCCCTTTCTCAATTTGCAAGTTGAAATATCTACGAATTCTCGATTTGTCTAATAACAGATTAAGTGGTTTCATCCCAAGATGTTTGGGAAACTTCAGCAAGTCATTGGAGATTATTGTTTTAGGGAATAACACATTGGAAGGTCCAATTCCAAGTTCAATTTTCAACCTTACGAACTTGTTTATTGTTGTTTTGTCTCCAAACAAATTAATTGGAGAGATCCCTGCTTCAATTTGCTTGTTGAAATTGCTGGAAGTTGTGGACTTGTCTAACAACAATTTAGGTGGCTCTATCCCACGATGCCTGGAAAATTTAAGCAATATCGTCCTCACTCCAGACAATCAAGTAATGAGCTCAGCCATTGGTCAGGTCAGGGTGCTTTCGAGTATTATTTTTCTCGACTTATCGAATAACTGGCTAAATGGAACAATACCATCCTTCTTGTTCAATTTGTCTTCCTTGCTATACTTGTACCTTGGGAATAATCTCCTCACTGGCCATATAAGCCGATTGCCATCGAATTCAGTAATGGAGGTTATCGATTTCAGTAACAACTTGTTGGATGGTCCAATTCCAAGTTCCTTGTTCCATCTACCCTCTTTGCGGTACCTATTCCTTCAAAACAATTCATTGACTGGCCATATAAGTCACTTTCAGTTTCATAAGCTAAGGTACCTTGATCTGAGTAATAACTTGTTGGATGGCCCAATTCCAAGTTCAGTTTCCAGACTAGTCAATCTCAGGGTTCTTATTCTTTCATCAAACAACAAACTGATTCAAGAAATCCCTCCTTCCATTTGTGAGCTGAAATCTCTACAAATTCTTGACTTGTCTAAGAATGGTTTAAGTGGTTCCATCCCATATTGTCTGGGAAGCTTCAAAAAACTCTTGGTACTTGGTCTGGGTTTGAACAATTTCCAAGGTACTATCTTTACTACATTTTCAGAAGGGAATAGCTTGAGATATCTAAATTTCAATGGCAATAAATTCCAAGGGCACATACCAAAATCCATCACCAATTGTAGATATTTGGAAGTTTTGGACCTTGGCAGCAACAAGATAGAGGATACGTTCCCTTCTTTTCTTGGAACTCTTACAGAATTGCGAGTTCTTATCTTGCGATTCAATAAGCTACATGGTTCTATGCAGAGTCCTTCCACCAACTTTTCCTTTCCTAAATTGAGGATCTTGGACGTCTCCAACAATGTTTTGAGTGGGAATTTGCCGTCAAATTTTTTCAAGGATCTCAAAGCAATGATGGATGTTGATAGCTATATGGAATATATGATGATGAAAGATTACAGTTATGATTATTCTGCGCGAATGATACTGAAAGGACTCGAGATTGAGTTGGTGAAAATCCAAACCACCCTTACAGTAATAGATTTGTCTGGGAATAAATTTACAGGGGAGATTCCAGAGGCAATGTGGAAGCTTAAAGCCCTTAAACAACTTAATCTTTCCCATAATCGACTTACTGGTTGCATCCTGTCATCATTAGGAAATTTGAGCAATTTGGAATCATTAGATCTCTCTTACAATTTGCTCACTGGAGAGATTCCTATACATTTGGTGGATTTGACATTTCTTCAAATCTTGAACCTTTCTTACAACCAACTTGAGGGACCCATACCACAAGGAAAACAGTTCAACACATTTGAAAATAGTTCATATGAAGGAAACTTGGGATTATGTGGATTTCCTTTATCAAAATCATGCAACAGTGGTGATATCATAAAGCAACTAGTACCATTGCCAAACTTGCAAGAAGGAGACGCAACTGGTTTTGGATGGAAATCTGTATCAATAGGCTTTGGATGTGGGCTGCCATTTGGATTTTCAATGGGATACATGACGCAAACAAGAAGACGACGTGCATGGTTTGTGAGGCTGATTCAAAGTGTTGCATCAACGTTCAAGAAAGTTTAA
- the LOC110646928 gene encoding receptor-like protein 6: protein MEFTWLSPFICLLLYFQAICSPSLPFPILCPHDQGLALLQIKKSFSTSTSASFVHHELESWKEGTDCCSWNGVECDTETGHVIGLNVSGRMLHGALNSNSTLFSLTHLQTLDLSNNDFSGSHIPSLFSHLLNLTCLNLSSSNVAGQVPSEISLLSKLVFLDLSFNENLVLETTSFTKVVQNLTKLRELSLSTVDMASVALHSLMNLSSSLSSLRLVSCALQGKFPDEIFHRSNLQLLDIEDNKDLTGSLPRFNGSSRLWFLALSFTSISVYLELDFFSSPHSLKELYLSSCNVMGSNFAFLGNLTQLTRLDLSGNNFNGQIPPSLGILEHLDFLDLSNNNFSGLFPFVVYNRDNPFPSRQLFISESTLLIRELPKGSITAILVFSAFFEVYISWE, encoded by the exons atggagtttacatgGCTTAGCCCATTTATTTGTCTTCTTTTGTATTTCCAAGCTATATGTTCTCCTTCTCTCCCTTTCCCAATATTGTGCCCTCATGACCAAGGTCTTGCCTTGCTTCAAATCAAGAAATCCTTTTCTACTAGCACTTCTGCTTCTTTTGTACATCACGAGCTAGAGTCTTGGAAAGAGGGGACAGATTGTTGCTCCTGGAATGGGGTTGAGTGTGACACTGAGACTGGCCATGTAATTGGCCTCAATGTTTCTGGTCGCATGCTTCATGGCGCCCTCAATTCCAACAGCACACTTTTTTCCCTTACTCACCTCCAGACACTTGACCTTTCAAACAATGATTTCAGTGGCTCCCATATTCCATCTCTGTTTAGTCACTTGTTGAATTTGACATGTCTCAACCTTTCGTCTTCAAATGTTGCGGGCCAAGTTCCATCAGAGATCTCTCTTCTGTCCAAATTGGTTTTTCTTGATCTCTCTTTTAACGAAAACTTGGTGCTAGAAACAACTTCTTTTACCAAGGTTGTCCAAAATCTAACCAAGCTAAGAGAACTCAGTTTGAGTACAGTTGACATGGCTTCGGTTGCACTCCATTCCTTGAtgaatctttcttcttctttgtcatctCTCAGGCTTGTGTCTTGTGCATTACAAGGAAAATTCCCAGATGAAATATTCCATCGATCAAACCTTCAGTTGCTTGATATAGAGGACAATAAGGATCTCACTGGCTCTCTTCCCAGATTCAATGGTAGTAGTCGCCTCTGGTTCTTAGCTCTTTCTTTCACAAGCATCTCAGTATATTTAGAACTTGATTTCTTTAGTAGTCCACATTCGTTAAAAGAATTGTATCTTAGTAGTTGCAATGTTATGGGGTCTAATTTTGCATTTCTTGGCAATCTTACACAACTCACTCGTTTGGACCTCTCCGGAAATAATTTCAATGGTCAAATCCCACCCTCCCTTGGAATCCTTGAGCATCTCGACTTTCTAGACCTTTCAAATAACAATTTTAGTGGTCTATTTCCCTTTGTAGTTT ATAACAGGGATAATCCCTTCCCAAGTAGGCAACTTTTCATCTCTGAATCAACTCTACTTATTCGAGAACTTCCTAAAGGGAGCATTACCGCCATCCTTGTTTTCTCTGCCTTCTTTGAAGTATATATTTCTTGGGAATAA